The genomic segment CTACCTGGTGGGGGATATCATCCCTATGACTGCAGTTTTAGTGGTTTAAAAACCGCTGTCATGCGACTAGTCAATCAATTACGTCAAGATCATCCCGACAATCTCCCTGTGGCTGATTTAGCCGCTAGTTTTCAAGCCACAGTAGCCCGTAGCCTCACTCACAAGGCGATCGCCTGTGCTTTAGACTATGGGATTAAAAATATCGCTATTGGAGGTGGAGTCGCCGCTAACAGCGGTTTGAGAGCACATTTAACAGAAGCTGCAAGCAAACACGACTTAAGGGTATATTTTCCCCCACTGCAATTCTGTACAGACAACGCAGCGATGATCGCTTGTGCAGCGGCTGACCATTTTGACAGGGGACATCGTTCTTCTTTGAATTTAGGGGTACAATCTCGTTTAGCGGTTACTGAGGTCATGAAATTGTATAATAGTTAAACTAAAAAAATAGTTAATGTTATCTAATATGACAGATATAGAAAAACTAGCCCGTTTAATGGCAGCAGATTTTAGTAATCAGCAACAAGCTTACGACAATCCTCCCTTTTTTGCTCATATTAGAGTCTGTATGCGTCCTTTACCCACTGAAACTTGGGGAGAAACTAGCTTATTTTTAGAACAAGCTTATGATTTTCTCCTCAACTCCCCCTATCGTTTGCGAGTACTTAAATTCAAACAAGTAGATAACGGGATCGAATTAGAAAATTACAAAGTTAAAGCAGAAGAGCAGTTTTTTGGAGCATCTCGTAACCTAGAATTATTAAAAACCCTTACACCAGAACACCTAGAAAAACTGCCTGGTTGCGATATGGATGTAGAGTGGACAGGTAGTGGTTTCCAAGGTAAAATTAAACCAGGAAAAGCCTGTATAGTAGAACGTAAAGGGAAAAAAACCTATCTAGATAACAGCTTTGAAATTGACGAACACAAACTGATTAGCTTCGATCGCGGTTTTGATCCTGACACAGATGAAATGGTCTGGGGTTCGATCGCCGGACCATTCCATTTCACTAGAATTACTAGTTTTGCTGATGAAGTTCAAGTTAATTCCCTGCAGGGATAATTTTTTTTGGGCTAGCAATCCCACGCTGACCTAATGGTATAGCGTGTGGTAGTTTACTGATCTTGGTTAAAAAAAACCCTTATTGGGTGCGGATTTTAGAATTTAGATGAGCTTACCCTGGCTGTAATATGGTAAACACCACCGTTTTTTAGAGAATATTGACCATGCTATTCTTAATCCTCTATTTCTTCTTCAGGACTTTCAGGAACATTCTGGTCTAAATCCAATTCTTCCCCTGGGCCAGGCGCTTCTCGCCATTCCGGTTGATTTGAGCGCTCAATGTTTAACTCTCCCTCTAATTTTTCTTCTTCAATTTGCCTTTCTTGTTCCAACTGTTCTGTTTCTTGAGGAGTTAACTCGGGTGGTTGTTGTTGATTGTTACTATCAACTTGAGATAATACATAATTACTACTTAAATTAATAATATTAAGAAAAGTAGTCATCAGAATCACACTAGTAATTTGGTTTATTTTATTGATCATAATTTATGAAGAATTAAATTTACATAAGGGCAAATCCTTCAGGAGAAAAGCCCAAAGGCATTCGGAAGCCATTCTAACCATTTTTTGTACTGCTATAAGGGGTAGCTGCTAAAAACTGGAAAGGCTCAGCTACCTCAAATTTGGCGGCGGTGTTACCTGCAAATAATTCACCATTAGTTAAAGTTAGCTTTTTCACAGGGTTTCCCGCTGTAAAGTCTAAATCATCTAAATTTACCCAAAATACATTAGGACTGCGGGTTGATTCAAAATAATAACGTCTATTTTTGTGATCAGCTACTGTGCGCCAAATAGTCGAGGAAATATTAGGCTGTCCTGGAGTAGAAATCCCTCGGGGTACAGAAGCATTGCGAATCACCGAAAAAGCCGCGGCGATCGCTTCTTGGTTATCACTGGTTTGGGTTACTGCATTAATATAGAAAGAAGCACGTACAAAGCGATCAGCTGCTCGATTAGTCCCCGGTAACATGGTAGTACCACCAATACTCTGCCAATAGGTATTAAGTGCTAGTTGATGCTCATAGATTGGTGAATTGGTCATTACTTGATATTCACGGCTATGATGAATATTTAGCTTACCTTCCACATACTCAAGAATTGCTGAGTCTCCTGTAGCATCAGAAAGAGATAAGTGTACTGTACCAGGTTTCCCTTCTGGACTCGTGGTTGGAATTACGTAAAAAGGCTCTGTTTTTAATTCGGTTACTGCTTCTGCTACAGTAGCAAAATTATCCAGAAAATATTGTACCCATACAGAAATTGACATAGGTTTACGGGTATCATTAGGCAGTGGAGTAGGATATACTGATTCAGTTAAATAAAGCATATTTACTACTAAACCTTTTTCATTGATTCCATCTACTGTTCCGTTTTCAAAAACCGAGGAAATAACACTACCATATCTAGAGGTCCACTCTAAAGAATTAACTCCTGCTGCACCATTACGCTTCATCCCTCTAGGAAAAGCCCAGAGGTTGGTTTCCATCTCAGTTAACCAGTCCATGCTGCGTACTGTAATTATAGTATCTTCTGATCCTAAATAAACAGCCCTGGTACAAGCATTAGCTGGTTTCCCCAAAAATATAACAACTATACAGCATAGTATGACACTAATGATTATTGTCGCCATTGTCTCTACTCATTCTCCTAATTACTCATAGCAATAATACCACCATCTAGAACCCGATTCTTTAAGTCGATCTCCTGAGACTATATTGAAAACAAAGTAATCTAAACCATAAAGCAGGGAAACGCTTTTCTAACCAGACACGAGATTGTTTTAACCAAGGAGTAAAGCTACCGCCTAGTAGCCAATTTTTGCCTGCGTCTAGGGTAAATAACAGATAAGATAATAACCAACGCCATAAATCCCGAAAACCCGCCATCTCAACAATCCACCACAATAAGATCGGGTTCTGTTGTGCAGCTTTTAAGGCTAAACGAGTAAATGTCCACCAATCGGTTCTATCTTTAATAAAGGTATCAGCGACTTGAGGGGGTTCATCAGCGAGTAAACCAAAGAAAGTATTTAACATCGCGTTAATTCTTGCAGGTGGTAAGCTTTTACCCGTAGGAACCATCATACCTTTAGAGAATAGCCAGGTTACCGCAACGTTACTCTGATAAGCTCTAATTAAGTCTAAATCCTTAGCACTGAGAAAGTCATGATTTAAGGCGGTATCTAGTAAAACCGTTAAACGACCCAAATTACGTACCAATGAACCAAAACCAGTAAAAATTAACGGCGATTGTAGAGAAGCAGAATCACCAATCAATACCAGTCTATCAAAAGCAACCCGACGCTCTTGACTACTGACGCTAAAATGTCCAGGTATATAACCAAAAGTCGGCTTTTTCCAGACCAACTTATCTAAATCACAACGTTTATACTCTGGTAAAATATTAAAGAAATCCTCGTACATCTCTAATAAAGAACCAGGATTATCTTTATGTACTTGGTGGTAATGGAATAAATAAATAGTTAAATCCTTACCTTCACCAGGGAATAACTCCCAAATCAATTGACGTCCTCGGGAAATAT from the Gloeocapsa sp. DLM2.Bin57 genome contains:
- a CDS encoding linear amide C-N hydrolase, whose translation is MATIIISVILCCIVVIFLGKPANACTRAVYLGSEDTIITVRSMDWLTEMETNLWAFPRGMKRNGAAGVNSLEWTSRYGSVISSVFENGTVDGINEKGLVVNMLYLTESVYPTPLPNDTRKPMSISVWVQYFLDNFATVAEAVTELKTEPFYVIPTTSPEGKPGTVHLSLSDATGDSAILEYVEGKLNIHHSREYQVMTNSPIYEHQLALNTYWQSIGGTTMLPGTNRAADRFVRASFYINAVTQTSDNQEAIAAAFSVIRNASVPRGISTPGQPNISSTIWRTVADHKNRRYYFESTRSPNVFWVNLDDLDFTAGNPVKKLTLTNGELFAGNTAAKFEVAEPFQFLAATPYSSTKNG
- a CDS encoding chorismate-binding protein; amino-acid sequence: MLSNMTDIEKLARLMAADFSNQQQAYDNPPFFAHIRVCMRPLPTETWGETSLFLEQAYDFLLNSPYRLRVLKFKQVDNGIELENYKVKAEEQFFGASRNLELLKTLTPEHLEKLPGCDMDVEWTGSGFQGKIKPGKACIVERKGKKTYLDNSFEIDEHKLISFDRGFDPDTDEMVWGSIAGPFHFTRITSFADEVQVNSLQG